One window from the genome of Dolosigranulum savutiense encodes:
- a CDS encoding S9 family peptidase, translating to MSVMTNESLYEIKTVSEPVVHQDQVFFVETLVDEEENNYQKTIYSVNQKTGEKVHWGDGGQSNTSLALSPNAKWLSYLSTNTDNNKPQLFIIPLSGGSAVQLTEEEQGVSTYKWTQNSAGIYYQTTQEAEKATEEEGKQQRKLPQKTVITKVKYKLDKAGILPTNQLYQLKKVTIATQATELIMERSEAFSFQYVARDESYVLFGDRLYPDDEWASGTTVYKYHLATKDVHALTRDIPEGNFYFVGANETEETYLLVGNDFQYKFVTLDQLYAYDVATGKLTCLTHDLDKNIGDVLIGDTAQNVQGFPVEWLDNETFLFPVTDQGKIVLYKGSLDGQLEVFVDECQHLMDGTLSACRSQLVAVRSTFTEPSELGLIDLSTGEWTAIYNPNESFSQTYQVMEPERFWYESTDGEAKIQGWYVPPVQANNQHPVVLYVHGGPQVAYGETFFHEMHVLSAQGYGVLMINPRGSNGYGQAFVAAILGDYGNKDYDDLLLGLDTILEQHPEIDKGELYVAGGSYGGFMTNWIVGHTDRFKRAVTQRCISNWVSFYGASDIGPFFNEYQLGADLSDVTALWNMSPLKYAHQVKTPLLILHGEEDLRCPLSQAQEMYIAMKKYRNETKLITYPQSSHGLSREGLPNLRMERLMDIQNWFKAPE from the coding sequence ATGTCAGTTATGACTAATGAGAGTTTATATGAGATTAAGACGGTTTCGGAGCCAGTTGTTCATCAGGATCAGGTGTTTTTTGTTGAGACGTTGGTGGATGAAGAAGAGAATAATTATCAGAAAACAATTTACAGTGTGAATCAGAAGACAGGGGAGAAGGTGCATTGGGGTGATGGTGGCCAGAGCAATACATCGCTGGCGCTGTCGCCGAATGCCAAGTGGTTGTCTTATCTGTCGACTAATACGGACAATAATAAGCCGCAATTGTTCATTATTCCGCTGTCAGGGGGTTCGGCGGTCCAATTGACGGAAGAAGAACAAGGGGTGAGCACGTATAAGTGGACGCAGAACTCAGCGGGAATTTATTATCAGACCACGCAAGAAGCAGAGAAAGCGACAGAAGAAGAGGGCAAACAACAGCGTAAGCTCCCTCAAAAAACAGTGATCACTAAAGTGAAATATAAATTAGACAAGGCGGGGATTTTGCCGACTAATCAGCTGTATCAGTTGAAAAAAGTTACGATCGCAACGCAAGCGACAGAGCTGATTATGGAGCGGTCAGAGGCATTTTCTTTCCAATATGTTGCTCGGGATGAGAGTTATGTGTTGTTCGGAGACCGGCTGTATCCTGATGATGAGTGGGCAAGTGGGACAACGGTTTATAAGTATCATTTGGCGACAAAAGATGTGCATGCGTTGACTCGTGATATTCCGGAAGGTAATTTTTATTTTGTTGGAGCGAATGAGACGGAAGAGACCTATTTGTTGGTGGGGAATGATTTTCAGTATAAGTTTGTCACGCTTGATCAATTGTATGCGTATGATGTCGCTACGGGTAAGTTGACTTGTCTGACCCATGACTTGGATAAAAATATCGGAGATGTCTTAATTGGTGATACGGCGCAAAATGTACAAGGTTTTCCAGTTGAGTGGTTGGATAATGAGACATTTTTATTTCCGGTGACGGATCAAGGGAAGATTGTCTTGTATAAAGGGTCGTTGGATGGGCAGTTAGAGGTGTTTGTGGATGAGTGCCAGCATTTAATGGATGGGACGTTAAGTGCCTGTCGATCGCAACTAGTAGCTGTTCGCTCAACATTTACAGAGCCGAGTGAGTTAGGATTAATTGATTTGAGCACGGGGGAATGGACGGCGATTTATAATCCGAATGAGTCGTTTAGCCAGACATATCAAGTGATGGAGCCTGAGCGTTTTTGGTATGAGAGTACGGATGGTGAAGCCAAGATCCAAGGCTGGTATGTGCCACCCGTGCAGGCAAATAATCAACATCCAGTTGTTTTGTATGTACATGGGGGACCGCAAGTTGCTTACGGGGAAACGTTCTTCCATGAGATGCACGTCTTGTCCGCACAAGGTTATGGTGTACTTATGATTAATCCACGCGGGAGCAATGGCTATGGGCAAGCATTTGTGGCGGCTATTTTAGGTGATTATGGGAATAAGGATTATGATGATTTGCTGTTAGGGCTAGATACGATTCTTGAGCAACATCCAGAAATCGACAAGGGTGAACTCTATGTGGCGGGTGGCAGTTATGGTGGCTTTATGACGAATTGGATCGTGGGACATACTGATCGCTTCAAGCGGGCGGTCACACAACGTTGTATTTCGAATTGGGTAAGCTTTTACGGTGCTAGTGATATTGGGCCGTTCTTCAATGAATACCAGTTAGGGGCTGATTTATCTGATGTTACGGCACTGTGGAATATGTCGCCACTCAAGTATGCTCATCAAGTGAAGACTCCACTGCTTATTCTACATGGAGAAGAAGATCTACGTTGCCCGCTGAGCCAAGCTCAAGAGATGTACATCGCCATGAAAAAGTACCGTAACGAGACAAAGCTGATTACGTATCCGCAGTCTAGTCATGGACTTTCGCGAGAAGGATTGCCTAATTTACGAATGGAGCGCTTAATGGATATTCAAAATTGGTTCAAAGCGCCAGAATAA
- a CDS encoding ABC-2 family transporter protein has product MKQLIKIGIKKITNYTDYLTILLLKNIIYLLVQWALWTTILRYDDSLGSIHSIMSYFLIVQGLDTLYPYTSMDVSDDIKSGDIINKLCKPISLVQQYFYEAFGSSITKFCTVVGVNFIALIFFAQSISGTKLLGLFILMMAGYLLNFSIELLFGSIAFFTQSIWGIESLKSAVKVIFAGSIVPIYYYPKWLVQIANLLPFSYTQGNIAAYFNGERTLFSILGIQVIYVVVFMLGAQMILRYGLRQLSINGG; this is encoded by the coding sequence ATGAAGCAGTTAATCAAAATAGGTATTAAAAAAATTACGAATTATACGGACTACTTAACTATTTTGTTGCTTAAAAATATAATTTATTTACTTGTTCAGTGGGCATTGTGGACAACTATTTTAAGATATGATGATAGTTTAGGAAGTATTCACTCAATAATGAGTTATTTTTTGATCGTTCAAGGGTTAGACACCCTCTATCCGTATACAAGTATGGATGTCAGTGATGATATTAAAAGTGGCGATATTATTAATAAGTTATGTAAGCCTATCTCGCTGGTTCAACAATATTTTTATGAAGCATTCGGGTCATCTATCACCAAGTTTTGTACAGTAGTAGGGGTTAATTTTATTGCGTTAATCTTTTTTGCCCAATCGATATCAGGCACTAAATTATTAGGCTTATTTATCTTAATGATGGCCGGATACCTGCTTAATTTTTCAATCGAATTACTGTTTGGCTCGATTGCTTTTTTCACACAGAGTATTTGGGGCATTGAGTCACTAAAGTCTGCGGTTAAGGTGATTTTTGCCGGCAGTATCGTTCCGATTTATTATTACCCGAAGTGGTTAGTTCAGATTGCAAATTTACTTCCTTTTTCCTATACACAGGGGAATATCGCTGCCTACTTTAATGGAGAACGCACATTATTTTCAATATTAGGAATTCAAGTGATTTATGTAGTGGTATTTATGTTAGGAGCTCAGATGATTTTGCGATATGGGCTACGTCAGTTATCAATTAACGGAGGATAG
- the pth gene encoding aminoacyl-tRNA hydrolase, translating into MKLIIGLGNPGKKYEGTKHNIGFITIDELAHQLGITLNKSKFESTYGEARIGTEKVILIKPQTFMNNSGRSVRPWLDYYDLSTDDVLVIYDDLDLPVGKVRLREAGGSGGHNGIKSIINYLSSKTFNRIKIGIGRPYAEQTVISHVMSTFPKETHDDMLVAVRSAVDATRFWAEGHPFPETMSKFN; encoded by the coding sequence ATGAAATTAATTATTGGGCTAGGTAATCCTGGCAAAAAATATGAGGGAACAAAGCATAATATTGGATTTATTACAATTGATGAATTAGCACATCAGCTTGGCATTACGTTGAATAAAAGTAAATTTGAATCGACGTATGGTGAAGCGCGGATTGGAACAGAAAAAGTCATTCTGATTAAACCGCAAACATTTATGAATAATTCGGGGCGCTCTGTCCGACCGTGGTTAGATTACTATGATTTATCGACGGATGATGTCTTGGTTATTTATGATGATTTAGATTTACCGGTCGGCAAGGTTCGCTTGCGTGAAGCGGGTGGTTCTGGGGGTCATAACGGAATTAAGAGCATTATTAATTATTTAAGTTCGAAGACATTCAATCGGATTAAGATTGGGATTGGGCGTCCTTATGCTGAGCAAACAGTGATATCGCATGTGATGAGTACGTTTCCGAAAGAAACACATGATGATATGTTAGTGGCTGTCCGTTCAGCGGTGGATGCCACGCGTTTTTGGGCAGAGGGGCATCCATTCCCTGAGACGATGAGCAAGTTTAATTAA
- a CDS encoding NCS2 family permease, protein MAGLTTFFAMSYIVFVNPDILSLTGMPTLAVFMATVLSAAIGTLVLSLYANVPYAQAPGMGLNAFFTYTVVFALGFSWQEALFMVFLTSIVGVLITITPIRRQIIVSIPESIQHAIGGGIGVFVSYIGLKNAELLSFTADGADVLSVNGAPYAGEAVGEAIGSVTIGGGIIPELGNFASPYTLLALIGLVLTIVLMLMRVKGAILIGIVVTTLIGIPMGVTDLSSLSDPSTSYLTGFIELSQTFGAAFGADGLGALLADPSRYPIILVTVFAFTLTDVFDTIGTFVGTGRRTGIFTQEDLESMNSGAGLNTKMEKALMADVVATGVGSILGTSPVTTFVESAAGIGAGGRTGLTSFTVAVLFTITMFFSPLMLVVPGAATAPALIVVGILMMSAFSEVNWDNMYEAIPAFFTAIFMGFSYSISYGIAAGFLFYIISKAAQRELKSVSIVIWITTILFILNFIILAFI, encoded by the coding sequence ATGGCGGGACTGACAACCTTTTTCGCGATGAGTTATATTGTGTTTGTAAATCCAGATATTTTGTCACTGACGGGGATGCCGACGTTAGCAGTATTTATGGCAACGGTGCTATCGGCAGCGATCGGAACGTTGGTATTATCACTGTATGCAAATGTACCTTACGCCCAAGCACCGGGGATGGGGCTGAATGCTTTCTTTACGTATACCGTCGTGTTCGCTCTCGGATTTTCTTGGCAAGAAGCCCTCTTCATGGTGTTTTTAACATCCATAGTAGGTGTGTTGATCACCATTACACCGATTCGACGTCAAATTATTGTCTCTATTCCTGAATCGATTCAACATGCAATTGGCGGTGGAATTGGCGTATTTGTCTCTTATATTGGCTTGAAGAATGCTGAATTATTGTCTTTCACAGCAGATGGGGCAGATGTCTTATCAGTGAATGGAGCGCCTTATGCGGGAGAAGCAGTAGGAGAGGCAATCGGTTCTGTCACAATTGGTGGAGGCATTATTCCTGAATTAGGCAACTTTGCTAGTCCGTATACATTACTTGCGTTGATTGGTTTAGTCTTGACTATTGTGCTGATGCTGATGCGAGTGAAGGGTGCTATTTTAATTGGGATTGTTGTGACAACATTGATTGGGATTCCGATGGGGGTAACGGATTTATCGAGCTTATCTGATCCATCCACTTCTTATTTAACTGGATTTATCGAGTTGTCTCAGACATTCGGGGCCGCATTTGGTGCAGACGGATTAGGTGCACTACTAGCTGATCCATCACGCTATCCTATTATTTTAGTAACGGTCTTTGCCTTTACCTTAACTGATGTATTTGATACGATTGGGACCTTTGTGGGGACAGGTCGTCGGACGGGCATCTTCACCCAAGAAGACTTGGAATCGATGAATAGCGGTGCAGGCTTGAATACAAAGATGGAAAAAGCGTTAATGGCCGATGTTGTAGCAACAGGTGTCGGGTCGATCTTAGGTACCTCTCCTGTGACAACCTTTGTGGAGAGTGCAGCGGGGATTGGTGCTGGTGGTCGCACTGGACTGACAAGTTTCACGGTTGCCGTGCTATTTACTATTACGATGTTCTTCTCGCCACTGATGTTGGTAGTCCCTGGAGCAGCAACGGCACCGGCCTTGATTGTTGTGGGAATCTTGATGATGTCAGCTTTTTCAGAAGTGAATTGGGACAATATGTATGAAGCCATCCCAGCCTTCTTTACCGCTATTTTTATGGGCTTTTCTTACAGCATTTCATATGGAATTGCAGCGGGCTTCTTATTTTACATCATCTCCAAAGCTGCTCAACGCGAACTCAAGAGCGTCTCAATCGTCATCTGGATCACCACAATTCTCTTTATTCTGAATTTTATTATACTAGCGTTTATTTAA
- a CDS encoding ABC-2 family transporter protein produces MSVIKDYTRLFFCMLRINIKGLKSYGQDFFVGIIAMIIKNIANIIGVFMIYEIIPVINGWSLPELLFLYAFSTISFSFWRCLFMNTLNVSYYVRNGELDSFLIKPIDPLFQIFMEGFDDDAWGDLLVGFIVCMMAMAQLQLPWWVFLLVVITGLFSSLIFASFSIMGSLLSLKVARDSDLSDMPYIVFDLIRYPISIYGQVMYNVFVFFFPIAWISYLPAKALITDQSQGILFSGISIGISLGLFVLCYVIWSSYLKHYRSTGT; encoded by the coding sequence ATGTCTGTTATTAAAGATTATACACGGTTATTTTTTTGCATGCTTCGCATCAATATTAAAGGCTTGAAGTCATATGGACAAGATTTTTTCGTCGGTATTATTGCGATGATTATAAAAAATATAGCCAATATTATCGGGGTATTTATGATTTATGAGATCATTCCGGTCATTAACGGGTGGTCCTTGCCAGAGTTATTATTTTTATATGCCTTCTCAACCATTAGTTTTTCATTTTGGCGCTGTCTCTTTATGAATACATTAAATGTGTCGTACTATGTGAGGAATGGTGAACTGGATTCTTTTTTAATTAAGCCCATTGATCCATTGTTTCAAATATTTATGGAAGGGTTCGATGATGATGCTTGGGGTGACTTGCTAGTAGGATTTATTGTATGCATGATGGCGATGGCACAATTGCAACTGCCATGGTGGGTATTCTTACTTGTGGTCATTACCGGTCTGTTTTCGAGTTTAATTTTTGCCAGCTTTTCTATAATGGGCTCGCTTTTATCGCTTAAAGTTGCTCGCGATAGTGATTTATCCGATATGCCGTACATTGTGTTTGACTTAATTAGATATCCTATTTCAATTTACGGCCAAGTGATGTACAACGTATTTGTATTCTTTTTCCCCATCGCCTGGATTAGTTACTTACCGGCCAAAGCCTTAATCACCGATCAAAGTCAAGGGATTTTATTTTCAGGGATAAGTATAGGGATATCATTGGGGCTCTTTGTCTTGTGTTATGTCATATGGTCTTCTTACTTAAAGCATTATCGCAGCACAGGAACATAG